The following DNA comes from Candidatus Paceibacterota bacterium.
TCTCAAAAAGCGCCGCCTGCGCCTGGAACATATCCGGAACGAACTTGAAGCCGATGTTCTTCTCCTGGCAGAAATCCAGAAGCTCCTGGATCCTGTCTTTCGATATCTCCGACGAACAAAGGATTATTTCGTCGATCCCCGGATCCTTAAACGTCTCTTCGAGTTCCGCGAAATCGCACACTTGGAACTTTCGGACGACTTCATATCCGAGCACCTTGTTCGCCTTCACTTCTTTCTGGATGCTTCTCACGATCCCGTTCTTTCCGATGAGCACCAGCCTGTGATATCCGAGGCGGAGCTTGCGCGTGATCCAGCCCTGAAAAAATCTCATCGTCAGCCGTCCGATCACGACCATGGTGATCGCAAAGACCCATCCTGCAAAAAATATAAAACGGGAAGAGAACATCTCCCGCTGCATGAACGTCACGAATATCAGAACCATGAATCCCGCCGAAACTCCAACAATGATGTGGAAAACTTCCCTCCAGAATTTCCTGACGTTCCGCTCGCTGTATAGGCCCGAAAGCGCGAATATCAAAATAAAGATCGGCGCGACCGCAAAAATTATCTCCATGAACCTTTGAAACGGAAGATCAAAAACAATAGGCCGGAGATTCGAAAGTTCCGGCGTAAATCTCAAAGAATAGGCCATCGTGCCTGCAATGACGATCATCAGAAAATCAACGGGAACAAGAATGGCATTGAAAATCAGCTCCGACCTCTTCATAAAAAAACAGCTTAAAAGTGAATTAGCTTGTTGTAATAATTGCTTATGACCATATTTTTCATGCTAGAAGGAAAGACAGTGCGAACAATAAGCCGAATTCTGTTTTCCGACGCATTTTCACGCGCCGAAATGACAATCATCTATCTTGCCCCGGCATTGCTGCCGGGATCGAGCGAGCTACTTTCTCTTCGAGCTTCATACTGATTGCAGTTCAGATCTCAGCCCACGGTTTTTAGGCGCAGGCGTTTTTACTGAACTCCAAAATTTGAAACTCAAAGTTTGCTCTTGCACCAGACA
Coding sequences within:
- a CDS encoding sugar transferase — translated: MKRSELIFNAILVPVDFLMIVIAGTMAYSLRFTPELSNLRPIVFDLPFQRFMEIIFAVAPIFILIFALSGLYSERNVRKFWREVFHIIVGVSAGFMVLIFVTFMQREMFSSRFIFFAGWVFAITMVVIGRLTMRFFQGWITRKLRLGYHRLVLIGKNGIVRSIQKEVKANKVLGYEVVRKFQVCDFAELEETFKDPGIDEIILCSSEISKDRIQELLDFCQEKNIGFKFVPDMFQAQAALFEMQTISDVTLIEVKRTPLDGWGKVLKRISDIIFSSLGLLILSPFFLIIALIIKLDSDGPVFARLDRIAQGRKFKLFKFRSMVKNAHDMKYDGSGNLKPEFAERNLRGGGPLFKIKNDPRVTRFGRFIRRTRLDEFPQLINVFRGEMSLVGPRPHEPEEVAQYKKGHRKLLTIKPGITGMGQVSGSSDLDFEREAKLDIYYIENWSLFLDLIILVKTFFIFLRGDDSAC